In Tenacibaculum pacificus, a single window of DNA contains:
- a CDS encoding RNA methyltransferase, with translation MRKLKNSELGRITVNEFKETEKTPIIVILDNIRSLNNVGSVFRTSDAFLIEKIYLCGITATPPNKEIHKTALGATESVAWEHIENTIELVEKLKKDNVTILAIEQAENSTMLNEFIPKANQKYAVVMGNEVKGVQQEVVSAADFCIEIPQLGTKHSLNISVTTGIVIWDLFQKMS, from the coding sequence ATGAGAAAACTAAAAAATAGTGAATTAGGTAGAATTACAGTTAATGAGTTTAAAGAAACCGAAAAAACGCCCATTATTGTAATCTTAGACAACATCAGAAGTTTAAATAATGTGGGGTCGGTTTTTAGAACTTCGGATGCTTTTTTAATTGAAAAAATATATTTGTGTGGAATTACTGCAACTCCTCCTAATAAAGAAATTCATAAAACTGCTTTAGGAGCTACCGAATCTGTTGCTTGGGAACATATTGAAAATACTATTGAGTTAGTTGAAAAGCTTAAAAAAGATAACGTTACTATTTTAGCCATAGAACAAGCTGAAAATAGCACGATGTTAAATGAATTTATTCCAAAAGCAAACCAAAAATATGCGGTTGTTATGGGAAATGAAGTAAAAGGTGTGCAACAAGAAGTGGTTTCTGCGGCTGATTTTTGTATTGAAATTCCACAATTAGGAACGAAGCATTCTTTAAACATATCGGTTACAACAGGTATTGTAATTTGGGATTTATTTCAGAAAATGTCTTAG
- the mutS gene encoding DNA mismatch repair protein MutS codes for MAKTKAKKVTPLMQQYNGIKTKYPDAMLLFRVGDFYETFGEDAVKASSVLGIVLTKRSAGSASEIALAGFPHHSLNTYLPKLVKSGLRVAICDQLEDPKMTKSIVKRGVTELVTPGVALNDEVLQSKSNNFLAAVHFGKKLIGISFLDVSTGEFLIAQGNEEYIDKLLQNFSPSEVLVEKKYKQQFSELFTNRFHTFYLEDWVFQKEYGNELLSTHFKVKNLKGFGVESLEQGIVAGGAVMYYLSETQHNKIEHIQSISRIAEDNYVWMDRFTVKNLELYGGNSLNSVSLLNVIDKTISPMGGRLLKRWLALPLKDLTQIQERHELVAFLIDNESFFETVTYQLKQISDIERLISKVATGKVSPREVVLLKNSLKAILPIKASAEKSRNKTVKEIGKKLHDCEILITKIVQTIFEDAPVNINKGNAIASGVSDELDELRSISNSGKEYLEMMLARETERTGITSLKIAFNNVFGYYIEVRNTHKDKVPEEWIRKQTLVNAERYITEELKEYETKILGAEDKIQQIEADIFSKLVQFIIDFVQPVQQNAQNIAKIDVLLSFAKLAMDNEYVRPEMDNSTDIDIKNGRHPVIEKQLPIGEEYIANDVVLNRDTQQIIMITGPNMSGKSAILRQTALIVLLAQMGSYIPAQSARIGMVDKIFTRVGASDNISMGESTFMVEMNETASILNNISERSLVLLDEIGRGTSTYDGISIAWAIAEYLHEHPSKGKTLFATHYHELNEMTSTFKRIKNFNVSVKELKDSIIFLRKLVEGGSNHSFGIHVAKLAGMPKLVITKAQKILKQLEANNTHKEVKEVLKDSQKEEMQMSFFQLDDPLLENVRDEILATNIDTLTPIEALMKLNEIKRMLIKK; via the coding sequence TTGGCAAAAACAAAGGCAAAAAAGGTAACTCCATTAATGCAACAATACAACGGAATTAAAACCAAATATCCCGATGCAATGTTGCTTTTTAGAGTCGGAGATTTTTATGAAACCTTTGGCGAAGATGCCGTAAAAGCATCCAGTGTTTTAGGAATTGTTTTAACAAAAAGAAGTGCAGGTAGTGCTAGTGAAATCGCTTTGGCTGGTTTTCCGCATCATTCGTTAAATACATATTTACCTAAATTAGTAAAATCGGGTTTAAGGGTTGCAATTTGCGATCAGTTAGAAGATCCGAAAATGACTAAAAGTATTGTAAAACGAGGCGTTACCGAATTGGTAACCCCTGGTGTTGCTTTAAACGATGAAGTTTTACAATCGAAATCAAATAATTTTTTAGCTGCCGTACATTTCGGTAAAAAATTAATCGGAATTTCTTTTTTAGATGTTTCTACAGGCGAATTTTTAATTGCCCAAGGAAACGAAGAATATATTGATAAATTATTACAAAATTTTTCTCCTAGTGAAGTTTTAGTTGAAAAAAAATACAAACAACAATTTTCAGAATTGTTTACAAATCGTTTTCATACTTTTTATTTAGAAGATTGGGTTTTTCAAAAGGAATATGGAAATGAATTATTAAGTACTCATTTTAAAGTTAAAAATTTAAAAGGTTTTGGTGTTGAATCCCTAGAACAAGGGATTGTTGCTGGTGGTGCAGTAATGTATTATTTATCAGAAACACAACATAATAAAATTGAACACATACAATCTATCAGTAGAATTGCTGAAGATAATTATGTTTGGATGGACAGGTTTACCGTTAAAAATTTAGAATTATACGGCGGAAATTCGTTAAATTCAGTGTCTTTATTAAATGTTATTGATAAAACAATTTCGCCTATGGGCGGAAGATTATTAAAACGTTGGTTGGCTTTGCCGTTAAAAGATTTGACACAAATACAAGAACGTCATGAGTTGGTCGCTTTTTTAATTGATAATGAATCTTTTTTTGAAACGGTAACCTATCAATTAAAGCAAATTTCTGATATAGAGCGATTAATTTCAAAAGTTGCCACAGGAAAAGTATCGCCAAGAGAAGTTGTTTTATTGAAAAATTCATTAAAAGCTATTCTTCCGATAAAAGCATCAGCAGAAAAAAGCCGCAATAAAACGGTTAAAGAAATAGGAAAAAAATTACACGATTGTGAAATTTTAATTACTAAAATTGTTCAAACTATTTTTGAAGATGCACCTGTAAATATCAATAAAGGAAATGCTATTGCAAGCGGTGTTTCTGATGAATTAGATGAACTTCGTAGTATTTCTAATTCAGGAAAAGAATATTTAGAAATGATGTTGGCTCGTGAAACCGAAAGAACGGGAATTACAAGTTTAAAAATTGCTTTCAATAATGTTTTTGGATATTATATTGAAGTTAGAAACACGCATAAAGATAAAGTTCCTGAAGAATGGATTCGTAAGCAAACCCTTGTAAATGCTGAACGATATATTACTGAAGAATTAAAAGAATACGAAACTAAAATTTTAGGAGCAGAAGATAAAATTCAGCAAATAGAAGCGGATATTTTTTCAAAATTAGTACAGTTTATTATTGATTTTGTACAACCTGTTCAGCAAAATGCTCAAAATATTGCTAAAATAGATGTGTTATTATCATTTGCCAAATTGGCTATGGACAACGAATATGTGCGTCCAGAAATGGATAATAGTACGGATATTGATATTAAAAATGGGCGTCATCCTGTAATAGAAAAACAACTTCCAATTGGCGAAGAATATATTGCAAATGATGTTGTTTTAAATCGTGATACGCAACAAATAATTATGATTACCGGACCAAATATGTCGGGTAAATCGGCAATTTTACGCCAAACGGCTTTAATCGTTTTATTAGCTCAAATGGGAAGTTATATTCCTGCACAAAGTGCCAGAATTGGTATGGTAGATAAAATTTTTACCAGAGTAGGAGCAAGCGATAATATTTCGATGGGAGAATCTACTTTTATGGTAGAAATGAATGAAACAGCATCAATTTTAAATAATATATCAGAACGTAGTTTGGTTTTATTAGATGAAATTGGGCGTGGAACTTCTACTTATGATGGAATTTCAATTGCTTGGGCTATTGCCGAATATTTACACGAACATCCATCAAAAGGAAAAACATTATTTGCTACGCATTATCATGAATTAAATGAAATGACAAGCACTTTTAAACGTATTAAAAACTTTAATGTATCCGTAAAAGAATTAAAAGATAGTATCATCTTTTTACGAAAATTAGTAGAAGGTGGAAGTAATCATAGTTTTGGAATTCATGTAGCAAAATTAGCAGGAATGCCAAAATTAGTGATTACAAAAGCACAAAAAATTCTAAAACAATTAGAAGCAAATAACACTCATAAAGAAGTAAAAGAGGTTTTAAAAGATTCGCAAAAAGAAGAGATGCAAATGAGCTTCTTTCAATTAGATGACCCTTTATTAGAAAATGTTAGAGATGAAATTTTAGCCACTAATATTGATACACTTACGCCAATTGAAGCTTTAATGAAGTTGAACGAAATTAAGCGAATGCTTATTAAAAAATAA
- a CDS encoding MATE family efflux transporter: MIQDISFKRINKLAFPALIAGVAEPLLSTTDLAIVGNINHNATESIAAIGIVGAFLSMLIWVFGQARSSISSIISQYIGADKLSEVKNLPAQAIAIILVTSLVILGITYPFAKEIFQFYNASDSILDYAIEYYKIRVFGFPFTLFVIAVFGTFRGLQNTMYPMLIAIIGTIVNIVLDVIFVYGIEGYIPAMNITGAAYASVIAQIVMALVSVYLLLTKTEISLKFELPFNKEIPKFINMMLNLFVRTIALNLALYFATSYAVSYGKEYIAAYTIGFNIWLMGAFMIDGYSSAGNILSGKLLGAKAYSSLLKLGNNLLLYGFVFGVFLAIIGFVFYDFIGRIFTQEQAVLEHFYNTFWIILIMQPICAIAFIYDGMFKGMGEMKYLRNLLLISTAVIFIPVLLFFDSLDYKLHAIWIAFYAWIIARALPLILKFRNTFLSHSQND; this comes from the coding sequence ATGATACAAGACATTAGTTTTAAACGAATAAATAAATTGGCTTTTCCTGCTTTAATTGCAGGAGTTGCCGAACCTTTATTATCAACAACCGATTTAGCTATCGTAGGAAATATCAATCATAATGCCACCGAAAGTATTGCCGCTATTGGAATTGTAGGTGCTTTTTTATCGATGCTAATTTGGGTTTTTGGGCAGGCTCGTAGTAGTATTTCGTCAATTATTTCGCAATATATAGGTGCTGATAAATTATCCGAAGTAAAAAATTTACCTGCTCAAGCTATCGCTATTATCTTAGTAACAAGTTTGGTTATTTTAGGAATTACATATCCGTTTGCTAAAGAAATATTTCAATTTTACAATGCTTCTGATAGTATTTTAGATTATGCGATTGAATATTATAAAATACGGGTTTTTGGTTTTCCGTTTACATTATTTGTAATCGCTGTTTTTGGTACGTTTCGAGGCTTACAAAACACGATGTATCCGATGCTAATTGCTATAATTGGTACAATTGTAAACATTGTATTAGATGTTATTTTTGTTTACGGAATTGAAGGATATATTCCTGCAATGAATATTACAGGAGCTGCTTATGCAAGTGTAATTGCACAAATAGTTATGGCGCTTGTTTCCGTGTATTTATTGTTAACTAAAACAGAAATATCTTTAAAATTTGAGCTTCCTTTTAATAAAGAAATTCCGAAGTTTATCAATATGATGTTAAACTTATTTGTTAGAACTATTGCTTTAAATCTTGCTTTATATTTTGCTACTTCTTATGCCGTTTCTTACGGAAAAGAATACATTGCAGCCTATACAATCGGTTTTAATATATGGCTAATGGGCGCTTTTATGATTGATGGATATTCATCGGCAGGAAATATTTTATCAGGAAAATTATTAGGAGCAAAAGCTTATTCATCATTACTTAAATTAGGAAATAATTTACTTCTTTATGGATTTGTCTTTGGTGTTTTTTTAGCAATTATTGGATTTGTTTTTTATGATTTTATAGGAAGAATTTTTACACAAGAACAAGCCGTATTAGAACATTTTTATAATACTTTTTGGATTATTTTAATAATGCAACCTATTTGTGCTATCGCTTTTATTTATGATGGAATGTTTAAAGGAATGGGCGAAATGAAGTATTTAAGAAATTTATTATTGATATCAACAGCAGTTATTTTTATTCCTGTTTTATTATTTTTTGATTCCTTAGATTATAAATTACATGCCATTTGGATTGCTTTTTATGCATGGATAATTGCACGTGCACTTCCTTTAATTCTTAAATTTAGAAATACTTTTTTATCACACTCTCAAAATGATTAA
- a CDS encoding enoyl-CoA hydratase/isomerase family protein, with protein MTTTRENGSLYTHIDKKIATIEFGHPGSNSFPSELLARLANEFNTLSNNDDVAIIILKSEGNKAFCAGASFDELVAIDSLESGKQFFSGFANVINAMRCCSKLIIGRVQGKTVGGGVGLASACDYVFATESASIKLSELSIGIGPFVIAPAVTRKINVSGLAELTLDATSWKNAYWAKEKGLYARVFESIEDLDKEVEIFTEKLAFYNYEALSEMKKTLWIGTEHWQELLIENAEISGKLVLSEATKKALSKFKK; from the coding sequence ATGACAACAACAAGAGAAAACGGAAGTTTATATACTCATATTGATAAAAAAATTGCAACTATTGAATTTGGACATCCTGGAAGTAATTCTTTTCCAAGTGAATTATTAGCACGTTTAGCGAATGAATTTAATACTTTATCAAATAATGATGACGTTGCAATTATCATTTTAAAATCCGAAGGAAATAAAGCTTTTTGTGCGGGTGCTTCTTTTGATGAATTGGTTGCTATTGATAGTTTAGAGTCTGGTAAACAATTTTTCTCAGGATTTGCCAATGTAATAAATGCGATGCGTTGTTGTTCAAAATTAATTATTGGACGTGTACAAGGTAAAACCGTTGGCGGTGGAGTTGGTTTAGCTTCAGCTTGTGACTATGTTTTTGCTACCGAAAGTGCTAGTATTAAATTATCAGAATTAAGTATCGGAATTGGTCCTTTTGTTATTGCTCCTGCGGTTACTCGTAAAATTAATGTAAGCGGTTTAGCCGAATTAACTTTAGATGCTACTAGTTGGAAAAATGCATATTGGGCAAAAGAAAAAGGGTTATACGCTCGTGTTTTTGAATCGATAGAAGATTTAGATAAAGAAGTTGAAATTTTTACTGAAAAATTAGCATTTTATAATTATGAAGCTTTATCAGAAATGAAAAAAACCTTGTGGATTGGTACAGAACATTGGCAAGAATTATTAATAGAAAATGCCGAAATATCAGGAAAGTTGGTTTTATCAGAAGCGACTAAAAAAGCATTATCAAAATTTAAAAAATAA
- a CDS encoding 6-pyruvoyl trahydropterin synthase family protein — translation MNNIRITKQFTFETGRTLYGYDGKCKNVHGHSYKLFVTVTGQPIMDTTNVKFGMVIDFGDLKKIVKEEIVDIFDHATVFNQNTPRVELAKELKDRGHHVILVDYQPTSEMMAIDFAKKIKDRLPENIKLHGIKLQETDTSFAEWIASDNE, via the coding sequence GTGAATAATATAAGAATTACAAAACAGTTTACTTTTGAAACAGGGCGTACGTTGTATGGTTATGATGGAAAATGTAAAAATGTACACGGACATAGTTATAAGCTTTTTGTAACCGTAACAGGTCAGCCAATTATGGATACGACCAATGTGAAATTTGGTATGGTCATCGATTTTGGCGATTTAAAGAAAATTGTTAAAGAAGAAATTGTTGATATTTTTGATCACGCAACCGTGTTTAATCAAAATACGCCACGTGTTGAATTAGCAAAAGAGTTAAAAGATAGAGGACATCATGTTATTTTGGTAGATTATCAACCAACAAGCGAAATGATGGCAATTGATTTTGCTAAAAAAATTAAAGATAGACTTCCTGAAAATATTAAACTTCACGGAATAAAATTACAAGAAACCGATACTAGTTTTGCAGAGTGGATTGCAAGTGATAATGAATAA
- a CDS encoding LVIVD repeat-containing protein, which yields MKKIYILLITCLLIFACSQDSNDNSSNQSGDGMGGSLATFILKDNYLYTVDFFKLTVFNISDTKNPVKVNTIEVGFNIETLFSFDNYLFIGSQNAMFIYDITNKELPEKLAQSNHFTSCDPVVANGTNAYVTLHTNTNCQGMVNELKTYDITDIKNPILLNNRGLTQPKGLSLYGDNYLLVCDDSVKIFDISNPKDSKYINEIPTKNAMDIIIRNNHAFIISENSIDQYELNTTNIESFTKISTFNF from the coding sequence ATGAAAAAGATATATATATTATTAATTACTTGCCTTCTTATTTTTGCCTGTAGTCAAGATTCAAATGATAATTCTAGTAATCAATCTGGAGATGGAATGGGTGGTTCTTTAGCTACTTTTATTTTAAAAGATAATTATTTATACACTGTTGATTTTTTTAAACTGACTGTTTTTAATATTTCAGATACTAAAAATCCTGTAAAAGTAAACACTATTGAAGTTGGCTTTAATATTGAAACTTTATTTAGTTTTGATAATTATTTATTCATCGGTTCACAAAATGCGATGTTTATTTATGATATTACAAACAAAGAATTACCTGAAAAATTAGCGCAATCTAATCATTTTACTTCCTGTGATCCTGTGGTTGCAAATGGCACAAATGCTTATGTAACTTTACATACGAACACGAATTGTCAGGGTATGGTAAACGAATTAAAAACCTATGATATTACCGATATAAAAAATCCAATTTTATTAAACAATAGAGGTTTAACTCAACCTAAAGGATTAAGTTTATATGGCGATAATTACTTATTAGTTTGTGATGATTCAGTTAAAATTTTTGATATTTCAAATCCTAAAGATTCAAAATATATTAATGAAATTCCTACAAAAAATGCCATGGATATTATCATAAGAAATAACCATGCATTTATTATTTCTGAAAATAGTATTGATCAATATGAACTAAACACAACTAATATTGAAAGTTTTACAAAAATAAGTACTTTCAATTTTTAA
- the pth gene encoding aminoacyl-tRNA hydrolase: MKKFLIVGLGNIGEQYHNTRHNIGFKIVDAFVKENDASFETEKLGDIARLKIKGKTVIVLKPSTYMNLSGKAVMYWMQQENIQVENLLIITDDLNIDFGKLRIKPKGSSGGHNGLKDIQEKFNTGAYPRFRFGVGADYGKGRQVDYVLGQWSKYEESEMIERIPTSVNAVTSFITAGMANTMNEFNGK, encoded by the coding sequence ATGAAGAAGTTTTTAATCGTAGGTTTAGGTAATATTGGTGAACAATACCACAATACACGTCATAATATAGGGTTTAAAATAGTAGATGCTTTTGTTAAAGAAAACGATGCTAGTTTTGAAACTGAAAAATTAGGTGACATTGCCAGACTTAAAATCAAAGGAAAAACAGTCATCGTTTTAAAGCCGAGTACTTACATGAATTTAAGTGGAAAAGCGGTTATGTATTGGATGCAACAAGAAAATATTCAAGTTGAAAACTTGTTAATAATTACCGATGATTTAAATATTGATTTCGGTAAACTTCGTATCAAACCAAAAGGAAGCTCTGGTGGTCATAATGGTTTAAAAGATATTCAAGAAAAATTTAATACAGGAGCATATCCTCGTTTTCGTTTTGGTGTTGGCGCTGATTATGGAAAAGGTCGTCAAGTAGATTATGTTTTAGGACAATGGAGCAAATACGAAGAAAGCGAAATGATTGAACGAATTCCTACTTCAGTAAATGCTGTTACCTCTTTTATTACAGCAGGAATGGCAAATACTATGAATGAATTTAACGGTAAATAA
- a CDS encoding 50S ribosomal protein L25/general stress protein Ctc encodes MKSITINGSKRESVGKRATKDLRNAGKVPCVLYGGDELVHFSATEKVFKPLVFTPDVFTATIELDGVKYNAILQDIQFHPVTEAILHVDFYQIFDEKELTMDIPVRLVGVAKGIMLGGALRHNLRKLKVKALPANLPDFIEADITELAIGNKLYVTELRNDKYSLLHPDNTVVAQVRMSRNAAKAAAEGDAEAEA; translated from the coding sequence ATGAAATCAATTACAATCAACGGATCAAAAAGAGAAAGCGTAGGTAAAAGAGCAACTAAAGACTTACGTAATGCTGGAAAGGTTCCTTGCGTATTATACGGAGGAGACGAGCTTGTTCATTTTTCAGCAACTGAAAAAGTATTCAAGCCTTTAGTATTTACTCCTGATGTATTTACTGCTACGATTGAATTAGATGGTGTAAAATACAATGCTATTTTACAAGATATCCAATTTCACCCAGTAACTGAAGCTATTTTACACGTAGATTTTTATCAAATCTTCGATGAAAAAGAACTGACTATGGATATTCCTGTACGTTTAGTAGGAGTAGCAAAAGGTATTATGTTAGGTGGGGCTTTACGTCACAACTTACGTAAATTAAAAGTGAAAGCGTTACCTGCTAATTTACCTGACTTTATTGAAGCTGATATTACTGAATTAGCTATTGGTAATAAATTATATGTTACTGAATTAAGAAACGATAAGTATTCTTTATTACACCCAGATAACACTGTAGTTGCTCAAGTTCGTATGTCTCGTAATGCTGCAAAAGCTGCTGCTGAAGGAGATGCTGAAGCAGAAGCTTAA